One Phaseolus vulgaris cultivar G19833 chromosome 11, P. vulgaris v2.0, whole genome shotgun sequence genomic window carries:
- the LOC137837175 gene encoding uncharacterized protein, protein MAEDLPSIVSKAVKDSLKKLQEENSALQESNRLIRIEAEKLSCNLMVAEIDHSRLEDAMGAELRGARKEASDLRQKLHLQAQEKIELESKLVPYRLKVANLDAAMKADATKVENLEKRSADREVLLGKVEKERDDTMAELAKAREENTKIAAELAQARDEGKKAAEELARAREEAEELKKQTDELKKQAQELEQSSAQVLAAGFDAALEQVSCQYAELDLSMVSICNEVVDGKIVPSED, encoded by the coding sequence atggcggaggatctcCCTTCGATCGTATCGAAGGCTGTGAAGGACTCCCTCAAGaagctccaagaggagaactcAGCGCTCCAAGAGTCAAACCGCctgataaggattgaggcggaaaAGCTTTCTTGCAACCTGATGGTGGCAGAGATCGAtcattcaaggctggaggacgccatggGCGCTGAGCTAAGGGGCGCGCGTAAGGAGGCCTCTgatctgcgccaaaaactgcacctccaagcccaagagaaaatcgagctggagagcaagcttgtaccttacaggctcaaggtggccaacttggacgCTGCAATGAAAGCAGACGCGACCAAggtggaaaaccttgaaaagaggtcggcagatcgggaggtcctcctcgggaaggtcgagaaggagagggacgacaccatggctgagctcgccaaAGCTCGAGAGGAAAACACGaagattgctgcagagctggctCAAGCCCGGGATGAAGGCAAAAAGGCCGCTGAAGAACTTGCTCGGGCTCGTGAAGAAGccgaagagctgaagaaacaaaccgacgagctgaagaaacaagcacaagagctcgagcaaagttccgcccaagtccttgctgccgggttcgacgccgctTTGGAGCAAGTCTCATGCCAATACGctgagctcgacctctccatggtatcaatctgcaacgaggtggtggatgggaagatcgtgccctcTGAAGACTAA